Genomic segment of Drosophila biarmipes strain raj3 chromosome 2L, RU_DBia_V1.1, whole genome shotgun sequence:
GTCAACATAAAATTGTGTTCCGAATTTTTCGTAAAATAAGTTGCGTTAAAATCTGTATGTGGGGAACTAACCCCGTAACTTGAAATCCAACTTTCAGGGTGGCGCCGACGACGGGACGCCAACTGGTGGCGGCGCCGGATCAGACCATTCGATCCCGCCGCCTCATGAAGGAGTACCGCGAAATGGAGCGACTGCAGTGCAAGAACGATGCTGTCTTCACGGTGAGTCCTGAGTTCGATGTGCAGCCTTGGGCAAGGGGGTATCAAAGATCAAACAGGATTTGAATCCTTTAATAAGATTCTAGTCACCGATGCCAAATATCAAAACTATACTGGCATATTGTAATCGAATGCATTGGCATCgtcttaattatttttattttctaaaaacgAACACAATACCATATTCACAATACGAACAATGGGagcgcgaattctttagagcAAGCAATTTGGGTCATTCTAACATATTTGTTTGTGTTTCTTATCTTTTAACCATACATGAATACAAAAAATGCTAACAGAACAAGAGAAACTAATATTGAGCGCTATAACATGTTCGTTTGTATTAACTATGGTTTATCTATATGtgattatacaaaaaatgtaaccGCAAATTCTTCAGAAAAAGATGaacgaatataattttttatagccTCAAGTATATATTTACGTGGGAAAACATCAAAGGAAAtacttaaaacaatttaatgaaataatgtaaatatatttattgtattagTGTTTACTTTTATAACGATTATTTAATGCCGAGTAACCGTATTCGAAAGAAAATTGTGATATCAACATAAATTCTTTTACTCGtggcatcagcagcagcatcgcATAGCTCAGGtagtgaaaaaaatattaactgtcTGGACCTCTTTGCTCTCTTAGGGATACCAAAATAGTTTATTTCTCATAGTTGATTCCTGCTTTTTCTGTAAATACACCTGGTATGCAGCATATACaagtaaatgtatttaaaactcAAAACAATTATTTGCAGGTGGAACTCGTCAACGACAGCCTGTTCGAATGGCACGTACGCCTGCACGTGATTGATCCCGACTCGCCTCTGGCCAAAGACATGGTCGAGATGGGTGTGCCGGCCATCCTGTTGCACCTGAGTTTCCCCGACAACTTCCCCTTCGCCCCGCCGTTCATGCGCGTGGTGGAGCCGCGCATCGAGAAGGGTTACGTGATGGAGGGCGGCGCCATCTGCATGGAACTCCTAACGCCCCGCGGATGGGCCAGCGCCTACACGGTGGAGGCGGTCATCATGCAGTTCGCAGCCAGCGTGGTCAAGGGTCAGGGCAGGATCACGCGCAAACCAAAGAGTACAAAGGAGTTCACTCGGTAAGGGAGTGTGTTTTTTgttcaaataaatatgtattcaaCCTTTAAAATCTTCTACAGCCGCCAGGCCGAGGAGTCGTTCCGTTCGCTGGTGAAGACGCACGAGAAGTACGGATGGGTGACGCCCGCCCTGTCCGACGGTTAAGTGCCGATTCCGGGCCACAAGGAAACCCAGCTCGGATGTTCTGCGTTTGCCAACCACCAAAACAACCAAtgcaatttaatattcagCCACCCAGCAAAGAACTTGCTCATAGTAATCCATCAAGCCATCATCTATCCATCTCTCTTCTCTCGGTGCGTTTCATCTACTTAGCCAAGTAACGAACGATTTCAATTGCAAACCATCCAAAACGCAACAGGAGAAACTCttggaaacaaaaagaataCACAAAGAACGAGGGAAATGCGCGCATCAAGCAACAAATTAGCTTAAATTGTAACTCTAGCTCGTAGTCGTCAGTAAAACGGAAATTTCGTCGAATACAAAATGGATAATTAAGTATTATTAGTTGAACAGGAAGGAAAAACCAAGAACGATGAACAGCCACTTTCCAAAACATTTTCGGTCGCCTAGCGTTTATTATTAAGTTACGAACGGCTTACAGAATCAATTAGTCTGATATCTTGGTTCGTCTGtgttattataattttgtgatttttgttaaaatgttaaacaaaCCATGAAGAAACCAAATTACAACATCAGATTGTAAACATGAGTGTGTTCCTCATAATTCGCtctttttctttaagttaAGCATATTGAATAAATACAACATGTGTCcattattgcatttttaatgggCCTCCTGTGAATGGCAATTTTCAGTTCCTTAAAATCCATTTTCTTGATAGCTCatcaaataaattgttttaatggCTCAACTATATTAAAGAGCTCTCGAAATATAGTTCATATCCGGGgggaaacattttaaagtgttttaattgtttgttttttatcgCACTCTTGGGCATTTGCTGATAAAAAGCGGCATTTGGGAGGTTTGCTTAATATGAAAGGGAAAACACATAAATGTGTAAAAGTACGAGTAaaacctatttaaaaaaattgtacaacaaaaaaggaagcaatttatattattgttttcATGTCCTTTAAATAGACCATTTTTTTCACATCATATTTTagcacattttaattttgtaaaaaaaatacacttaGCAGCGAGTAAATTTGAATTGCGCGCGCACAGTGTTGGACAGCGGTGGCGGACAGAGCTGTATGACGTGCGCCGTATGAGGTAAAAAGTGCCGCCGCCTAATATCAGCTGattacagaaaaataaagtaaaataaatataggaaattgaaaaaataaattttcattttaaaatactttatgtATCATTACGTAATTTGTCACTGGGCTAgaggaaattaaattattttgaattttttaggCTATGCCTGGCATGTCATGCCGATTGCTCGTGTATGCGGTCACTCAGGTTCAGTCGCTTGCCAACactataaaaaaactaaacggGTATAGCTGAAAATTACAATCGCAGGACACAATTTTGTAAGTATTTTAAGGCAATTGCACGTGTTTTGGGCCAACTTAAGGTAGTGCCAAGTGTTCTTTACGATTTGGCCAATCTAATTCGGCAGTTATTTCAAAAGGCTAATGGCATTTAGGGCGTGAAAAGTGGCTGCCAAAAGTTGCCTCAATGGGCACGCAGTTTGTGGGTGAAAAAAAATAGACAGTCGCTCTGCCCGCGGTGGCTGCGACGCCGACAGCGCAGCCGCTGCGCCCCGAAGTCCTGCGGAAAATCGGGAAACTATCTGCCACCTTGGAGAGTCGGAAAATGGtgtggaaaacaaaaacgagCACTTACAATGGCACGCCGGAGCCTAAAATGGTCTTGTAGACCGATCGATCCTATGGGAGCCAAAGGATATAGAGTTGCGATTTAGAATTTTATCTTTGAAATGGATTCGGAACCCTTCCTTAAAGTAACTCCAGGGGTTTGATCTTAATATCTTTAGAGTCAACCGAGTTAGGGCCTTTTGCTTTAGTCACAAGTCATCGTGGAGGTAGAACTTTAATCATACCGGGCAgatctaataataatagtaactGCTTATGACAAATGTAGAATATAATAGTTCGATTTGTACCAAACCAAAGCGATTGCAATTctaaacatttaggttaaccTGTAATAGATATACCTATCACGTCATCATATGGCTACCATTAAGTAGAGATTATAAAGCGTTCTTGAGGTTAATAAACTGTCCACTTGCCTAGTTAAGATTAACACTAATGAAAGGTTTAGTTACCTTAAAGAGTTCACAATGTGTTCACTGAAAATGATCAGACCCAAGAACTTAATGCATTTCAGCTGCTATCTAAAACAGTCATACCTTCCGCCAAATCATACGAATACCTCTGAATGCATAGTTTCGAAAGCAATAGACTAGAAAATATGCCTGACCACCGATGCACCAAGTAAACACTTGACAGCTGCCACCTAATATAGCcctaccctctgcaagggtgtaAAAATAACCCTAGGAACCAAGAAGTAaacatcttttatttttagatagACGGCAATGGAATCGGAGACGAAAGCCAGCGGCGAGGAGAAGCAGCAGAAAGACCCCTCAGCAGTGCCCATGGACACTCTGGACCCACCGCCACCGAGTGCCAGCTCCAAAACCCTCAAACGCTGCCTCAGTGTGCCGATAATCCGGACACCGCCTACGGGGAAGTCGGGCAAGACCCCGATGACAACACGCGCAGCCGCAGCGGCTGCTCTGGCGGCCAAGGAGCACGAGCAGACGCCCAAGAAGAGTCAACCGGTGCTGGATATCCAGATGCCGAATGTGACATCCATCGATTGCTTCGGCAAGAACATACACATACGCTCCCAGCCAAATTCCAGGGAGGTGTCCCCGGCTCCCGTCTTCAATATATTCACTCCTCGAGCCAGGAGGTATTCGGCTAGCTACAGTCCGTTGACCACCGCCGCCAATGGAGCCACTCTTTGCCTAACGCCCCGGGTTTCCCAGCTGAGGCAAGAGGAATGCGCAGACCTGAACAGCCGGGAGGTGAATCATGAGCGCGAGGTTCACCGGGAAATACAGATCTCCCAGAGCTGGGAGGACCTGACCCTGGTGGCCGAGAACTGGTCCTGCAAATCGGACGATCTCTCGAACCCCCTGCAGGTCAGCCTGCCACCCACGGGCACCACCAGTTGctccagtcccagtcccacgAACAATCGTGCGGGCATGAGACTTCCATACTCCCCTTCGCCCACGAGGCGTACCTTTGCCACCAGGCGATCAATGTCTCCCATTGCCATGCGACCATCCCAGCTGGGGCCCGTGAAGCGGAAGTTCGAGCTGGACGATAATCCCATGCAGGGCAGCAACTGGAGCGTATACTCTCCTCCGCCACTGAAAAAGATCTTTACGGAAAGGTGAGATATGGGACCTGGGAAATTTTCGGACCTTAACTTAGAACAATTTCAATGGGTATTAGTCTAACCAAGAATATTTCACAGTCAGTACTAAAATTcgtttgcatttattgttttaccaAGTATCGAAAGACCCATTTACCTGAaatgtttaacatataaaacATGTAGCctatttgaattaaaatatttttagctgCTGGGGTAATTAAACTCACGGCACGTTTTATGCAAGTTTAGTtcagcttaaaaaaaataagataaacaTTATTTTCGTGGCAAGCTTTCAGGGGGTTGAAGCTTTAGTACTCGCTACCATTTATTTTTGAGGAACCACAGTACTCTTCTCAAAAATAAGTTGGTCAGTTAAGCAACATTTTTGCAAGTATAAGcgaatttttgaaatatttgatatatttaattttgattaatGTATGCCCAAAAGTGGAAGGCTTGTGAAGCTTCGTCCtatgatttatatatattatatttatttaatttaaattcttgcAGAAACTGACACAAGTTTTTTCTTAATGGCTTGTATTTTTCCtaaaagctaaaaatatattgcagCGGGCcttttgcaaaaataaatttcgattttcttTCGGCTTAGTTACATTGTTGTCTAATTGATAGACGcctaaacatttttcattagGCTAAAAATAAGTGCTATAAAGTTTGTACGAGAACCATTGATTGAATTATATTAGACATTCAATAGTGCATACATATACAAGCAACTTTGCAACTTGTTgaatgttatttataataactgaaacattttttgtgtAGTGTAGTTACACCTAGGAGctcatatacattttctactatatttttatttgaaaatatgttttttttaatatatgtcCCATTGACTTATATACTAAGACttatttttggcttttcaTTTCAGTCGCGGCTCCTCACCGGTGTGCCAATCCCCCTCATCGGTTTGCCCTAGTCCCGATTCCGGAACCTTTGACGGCCGAATTACGCCCAAGCTGTTCATCTCCAAGCTGTGCACAAACAACACGGTGAGCGGAAGTGGACTAAATAACAATAGCAGCAGCTCGGGGTGTCCGTCACCCGTTTCCGCCTCGCCCGGAGGCGTTGGCAGTGGCCCGAATCTGGAGGCTGCCATGTGCCTGGTGTCAGGCGGAAGCCAGAGCCAAAGTATCGACGAGGGAATCTCGATACCCGAATCGGAGTCGCACTCCTCCTGCCGCAGTCGCACTTCTTCCATACTGTCCACCGCGTCATCCAGCACTCAGGTGCTGGTCAATGACTTGGTGGACGATGCCACTTTGATGGACGATGCCAAAAGCGAAACCTCCTCGATCGGTGGATGCTCCACCATTAGCATAGAGTCATCCTCCTGCGACAGTGGAGCCAAGACAGCTGCCACTTTCCTGAATCGCCTTGTGGTCGATTCAGATGGCGGTGGTTCCCCACTTGCCCAGAAGAGCTTCTACATCAACAAGCAGGGATTGTCGGGCGCCAAGAAGTTCGTCGTCAATCATGAGAGAACGGGAGCTACCAGCAAAGATGTGTCGCAAAAGCTTTAAGAAATGCGTTAAAGCATGCGCAGTTTAGCTTAGCTTAGGGGTCGATTTTAGGGATGTTTAAACAGTAGAACAATCTCAGGCGCCAAAAATTAGTCTTTGGTTCACTTTAAGTAATTTGCTTTGAATTCTTTGGGAATTGTATAAACGTTTACAAATGAAATCTATCAAATAGCCATGCCAGTTGTCTTCCAATTcaaattataacaaaaatagCTAGATTTATTTAAGGTTGTAGATTGCAAACCATACTACTAGACCTTagtttcaaattttatttaatattgccGAAAAGTAAacgtaaaatgtaaaataagaGTGTACATACATAGTACTCATTATACTTTGAGTATTTATATTCAAACAACAGATTAAATTGGAAGATTTACTGTTCCTTTTGTATTCAAAGCAAAGTTTCCTGAAAAACCAAAGATAAAACAGTGGTACTATGATTTTTGTAAAGAAAATCGACCCAACATACCCAATAACACACACGCTTTAGTTGGGGGCTTCTATAGAGCCCCTAACTTGCTAAATACTAGATAGTAGCTTTGTTGTACATAGTTAAGTTGTTTGTCTGAAGTTCTACACCATCTTGCATATCATTTATCGCAAAGCCCACTCACACTTCCCTTCACCCCTAGCAAACAATCGTTTTTAATGTGTTAGCCTAAGGTTTACTATATATAGCCAGAGTTATTTCCTCCGCCCTTTGTGTTATAATATATTCTTCATTTCCAATGTTTCgatttaacaatatttttttcttaagtaCAAGTTATATAGCCCATATTTGTATGGTTACTTTAGTTTCGTTAGTAGTCGCCGCCTCACCCTAGACTTAGCAACCAAAACCCAATTTTGCCAAATATGTTTCCTCTATGCTTATACGTAATCCAGCATTATATTGCCTATAATGTGATCCAATTAATAGTGGATATCTGCGCGTATCCCCAGAATGAAACTGATCGATATACATATAAACGCATATATTAATAGGTTTAcgatttgattattattattataagcgAATTTATGTAGTTTCAGGAAGAGTTATACCTAGAAAGTCtccaaatcaaaaaaaatggcctattaaaatttttttcaatagatcaaaattgctttttttatttgacgGTGGAAGGGGTTAAAATTGGTCCTTCGATTTTGCATTGTGTGTATAGCTCAAATTAAGCTCTCACATGTATAGAAACCAAGGCTATTGGTATTGAAAAACACTAAGGATAAGTAGGTATCCTGAGGATTGCATGTACTCATGAGtggtttcaaaattaaattttgggaAAAATGCAGTATGGAAGGTGAAGAAAATGAGGACTGAAATCTCCCACCAGGATAGTCCTCTCATGgagtattttttattgcctgcCATCTTTGTCATACTGAATGACAATAACAGCAGAAAAGCTTAAATATAAAGCTTATGATGCACAGCATTGAGTTCTTAAACCcgcataaaaaattattttcaaatgaaaatttacataaaaatactttatatgGCCAAAAATTCTTTTCATACCTATTACACGTAAAATAAAAGGTTAAACTATTATGTCCGAAAGTAAAAAGTTGGGAGGGTAGAAGGATTTCGATcctttaaagtatatttattcttaattaGGATTACTAGGTAAGCCGGTCTATCCTTTTCCGTCTGTGACCCCTCGTATGAAAGCTAAGATCTCGGATCTCATTAGGCAGCGTAAGTTTATTTCAGCAGGGTGCTTCAATCACTAGAACTCCCTCAAACGCCCACACACCCACTATAAAACCAGTTGAGCGCTCACATTTTTGAAAGtgtaaatgcaattttatttttagtatcAATATCTTCCATGCCAAAAATGGTCGAAATCGGACGATCCattaaaaagatataattaagTTTGAAATAAATCGACGCTAGGTGGCGCCATTGATAGTCGATGTTATCAACTatagattttttgttttttttttttaataagttgcTATTGAAGACTCCTTCAGCttcgaataaataaatattgaacatGTCTATTTAGAagtacaaaatttttaaatcagaCAACTTGGAAAAAAACTAACTGtgattataaatttattttgaaattgtaaGGGTACCATATGGTacagttgaaaattgtgaagGACATAATTTaacatacttgtacatatgAAGTGAGATCGATCTTCGCAAACTCGTTaatttggaaaaattaaaaaataatatagacttaaataaaaaatggataGGATGATTTACTACTCATTGTTTATGAGAACCCATATTGTGTAGAATAACTTAGCCGAGCACGATATCGTGCCAGTATATCCAAGTTATATAAAGCACCTGCAAGCGCGAGTAGGTGCCCATATACGAAGGCATGCACACGCACCGCAAAAGTTCGAACACCTGGGGCTCGAGATGCCGAGCATTGCTCCCCATGCGCAAACACAGTCATACTGGTTCCCCACACAGAGAGGATATAATGTACATGGTCGCGCCTCGGACACGGTTGCCAAGTCCCCAGTCGCAGAGCCAGATACCGAGACCGATAAACCGAATCCACACGGACCAAGTCGAGTGGGCGTCTGCTGTTGACTTCCAGCGACTGGACGTGTGTGTGGATCCGATATAAACGAGTTTTATAGCGCAAAGAAATAAGTAAGCGCTGCAGTCACGATCGCCAATATTCCgagaccgaggcaccgaacGGGAGCCTAGCCAAGCGCTCAAAGCGGATCTGGGATCTGGGGACCTGGCTCTGAGGCCTGCCAGGGGAAGAGCTCGGCTACCCACGCATGTGGCATACAAATGAGAACATATCACGCTATCCTAGCCCAGAAAAAGTGTCACTTGAGAACTATATTTCTTACTGGAAATAATATTGAGTGCTGAACTATAATATACTTTTATCCGGGTAATATTCCAGAGGAGAGAACAAAGGAAGTGGGTTCAATAAGACAGTCGACACATATAATTTATAGATAGTTCATCTATATTCTAGTTCATTTGTTATTTGCTATTCTATAAGGCAAATAgtca
This window contains:
- the LOC108034180 gene encoding ubiquitin-conjugating enzyme E2Q-like protein CG4502 → MSSRSKERVVTAFRKIFHKSSNNNNNNNNNNHNNNINNNNNDKVDGATGSSPNINNNNNHEGAAPSAAGCGGAMGGGAVGGGSSGSSGASKNAVVRMAAEQAVWDSPGKRRRQDHKVAPTTGRQLVAAPDQTIRSRRLMKEYREMERLQCKNDAVFTVELVNDSLFEWHVRLHVIDPDSPLAKDMVEMGVPAILLHLSFPDNFPFAPPFMRVVEPRIEKGYVMEGGAICMELLTPRGWASAYTVEAVIMQFAASVVKGQGRITRKPKSTKEFTRRQAEESFRSLVKTHEKYGWVTPALSDG
- the LOC108034209 gene encoding uncharacterized protein LOC108034209, with the translated sequence MESETKASGEEKQQKDPSAVPMDTLDPPPPSASSKTLKRCLSVPIIRTPPTGKSGKTPMTTRAAAAAALAAKEHEQTPKKSQPVLDIQMPNVTSIDCFGKNIHIRSQPNSREVSPAPVFNIFTPRARRYSASYSPLTTAANGATLCLTPRVSQLRQEECADLNSREVNHEREVHREIQISQSWEDLTLVAENWSCKSDDLSNPLQVSLPPTGTTSCSSPSPTNNRAGMRLPYSPSPTRRTFATRRSMSPIAMRPSQLGPVKRKFELDDNPMQGSNWSVYSPPPLKKIFTESRGSSPVCQSPSSVCPSPDSGTFDGRITPKLFISKLCTNNTVSGSGLNNNSSSSGCPSPVSASPGGVGSGPNLEAAMCLVSGGSQSQSIDEGISIPESESHSSCRSRTSSILSTASSSTQVLVNDLVDDATLMDDAKSETSSIGGCSTISIESSSCDSGAKTAATFLNRLVVDSDGGGSPLAQKSFYINKQGLSGAKKFVVNHERTGATSKDVSQKL